One Dioscorea cayenensis subsp. rotundata cultivar TDr96_F1 chromosome 15, TDr96_F1_v2_PseudoChromosome.rev07_lg8_w22 25.fasta, whole genome shotgun sequence genomic region harbors:
- the LOC120277620 gene encoding formin-like protein 5: MNDNGHPAGRDPGRGRNAGNIGRMQHQGRLQQQGDHPNGHPAGQNLAGRLNAGIIGRAQEAMRAVRTQYYHMQLNNHPGVQNFAGGRVQQPLGYAIALLQYHQMQLNINLAEQLNDGINGGIQHPYGNAINLLQDYNMQLINGAAQYLAVLFNADNIGGLPPRPPLPRPPPGVPLWPHPPPQGLPPRPPPPPPPPLGVPLWPPPPPQGLPPRPPPPPPPLGVPLWPPPPPPPRAQQRPPAPPQRDAPPPPPPPAPPQRDAPPPPPPPQRDAHPFPPHPPPPPLGVPLAPPPPFPPPRAPMARVPRTQLAQQEGPFQEPFIAGQQPSQEASDGESSSDSRPPIAGRGQVDSGVGGGCRPPASRKRRDGADDDEGSSTGKRARHHSGEPSSAVA, translated from the exons ATGAACGACAACGGTCATCCCGCCGGCCGAGATCCTGGCCGAGGACGCAACGCCGGCAACATCGGTCGGATGCAACACCAAGGCAGACTCCAACAACAAGGTGATCATCCAAATGGCCATCCCGCCGGCCAAAATCTCGCCGGACGACTCAACGCCGGCATCATCGGTCGTGCTCAAGAAGCCATGCGAGCAGTTAGGACTCAATACTATCATATGCAATTAAACAACCATCCTGGCGTTCAAAATTTCGCCGGTGGTCGTGTTCAACAGCCTTTAGGATACGCCATCGCCTTATTACAATACCATCAGATGCAATTAAACATCAATCTTGCGGAGCAACTCAATGATGGCATCAATGGTGGTATTCAACACCCTTATGGAAATGCAATTAACCTGCTACAAGACTACAATATGCAGTTGATCAATGGTGCCGCCCAATATTTAGCAGTATTGTTCAACGCCGACAACATTGGAGGGCTTCCACCGAGACCTCCTCTTCCTCGTCCACCACCAGGGGTTCCACTGTGGCCTCATCCTCCTCCACAGGGACTTCCACCGagacctcctcctcctcctcctccaccactaGGGGTTCCACTGtggcctcctcctcctccacagGGACTTCCACCGagacctcctcctcctcctccaccactaGGGGTTCCACTGtggcctcctcctcctcctccaccgaGGGCTCAACAGAGGCCTCCTGCTCCACCACAGAGggatgctcctcctcctcctcctcctcctgctCCACCACAGAGggatgctcctcctcctcctcctccaccacagAGGGATGCTCATCCgtttcctcctcatcctcctcctccaccactaGGGGTTCCACT ggctcctcctcctccttttccTCCACCGAGGGCTCCAATGGCAAGGGTTCCAAGAACTCAGCTTGCTCAACAAGAAGGGCCCTTTCAAGAACCTTTCATTGCCGGCCAACAGCCTTCTCAGGAGGCTTCCGACGGGGAGTCATCAAGTGATAGTCGTCCACCGATTGCTGGCAGAGGTCAGGTGGATTCCGGAGTTGGTGGCGGATGTCGACCACCGGCCAGTAGAAAGAGGCGGGACGGCGCCGATGATGATGAAGGCTCATCAACTGGAAAACGTGCGAGGCATCACTCCGGCGAGCCATCGTCGGCGGTGGCGTAG
- the LOC120277621 gene encoding F-box protein CPR1, with protein sequence MVPEDCLMEILQWLPAKTLCKLKTVSKTFLKLISDPFIQTLHANHVKTGISIINITRSTTFEIIPIDHDVFSIPTESLLFLTKYSRKIMATLRGLIVFKSSLNDFRVLNPFTKNFSIISPPPGMLMHYMVLGLRSINDKDYEMICAINKISKSSGNPALEFWRYLSGDMSWEYLAEVDSIVRCIVLHLAVFLSGFVFWPVSFRLNITDGEYQGIVFDIERRRLESVLLPEEFSRVRIRQIELSFTAWPDGSLCMIQNKKKERRIVIWLMRSPFSSQMEWIKVHEINLRDFGLKGKPSCHTMIRDELLVFSTNNSVRVYSFYEHSVKKVGRFKESQRDFVIPYVGTFLPCGKVEQSIMSME encoded by the coding sequence ATGGTGCCAGAGGACTGTCTAATGGAGATTCTCCAATGGCTTCCAGCCAAAACCTTATGCAAGTTGAAGACGGTGAGCAAGACTTTTCTAAAGTTAATATCCGATCCCTTCATCCAAACTCTTCATGCAAATCATGTCAAAACCGGCATcagcatcatcaacatcactagGTCTACGACGTTTGAGATCATCCCCATTGATCATGATGTCTTTAGTATTCCAACAGAATCTTTGTTGTTCTTGACAAAATACAGCAGAAAAATAATGGCAACTCTTCGTGGGTTGATTGTCTTCAAGAGTTCTCTCAATGACTTCCGGGTGTTAAACCCTTTTACCAAGAACTTCTCCATCATCTCTCCTCCTCCAGGCATGCTGATGCATTACATGGTCTTGGGCTTGCGCTCAATCAATGACAAAGATTATGAGATGATATGCGCGatcaacaaaatatcaaaatcatcaGGGAATCCTGCGTTGGAGTTTTGGCGATACTTATCTGGTGATATGTCATGGGAATATCTTGCAGAAGTTGATTCAATTGTTAGATGTATTGTTCTTCATTTGGCAGTGTTTTTGAGTGGATTTGTTTTCTGGCCTGTGAGTTTTAGGCTAAATATAACAGACGGAGAATATCAAGGTATTGTTTTTGACATTGAAAGGAGGAGATTAGAGTCTGTGCTTTTGCCTGAAGAATTTTCAAGAGTGAGGATTCGTCAGATTGAGTTAAGTTTTACCGCTTGGCCTGATGGATCATTGTGCATGAttcaaaataagaagaaagagagacgGATAGTGATATGGTTGATGAGATCtccattttcttcacaaatggAGTGGATTAAAGTGCATGAGATTAATCTGAGGGATTTTGGATTGAAGGGCAAACCGTCTTGTCACACTATGATCCGTGATGAATTGCTTGTGTTTTCTACGAATAATTCAGTACGGGTTTATAGTTTTTATGAACATTCGGTGAAGAAGGTGGGCAGATTTAAGGAAAGCCAACGTGATTTTGTGATACCTTATGTTGGGACTTTTCTTCCATGTGGAAAGGTAGAGCAATCAATTATGAGCATGGAATAG